TGCCTCCACCCCCGTGCTACTGGTACTCCCCCCCCAGGGTACCTGCCTCCACCCGCTGTCTGCAGTGTATCTTAACTGTCATGAGAGTAGCACACCCCAGTAGTACCCCCCTGGCCATGGTACCCTCCTGGCCATGGTACCCTCCTGGCCATGGTACCCTCCTGGCCATGGTACCCTCCTGGCCATGGTACCCTCCTGGCCATGGTACCCTCCTGGCCATGGTACCCTCCTGGCCATGGTACCCTCCTGGCCATGGTACCCTCCTGGCCATGGTACCCTCCTGGCCATGGTACCCTCCTGGCCATGGTACCCTCCTGGCCATGGTACCCTCCTGGCCATGGTACCCTCCTGGCCATGGTACCCTCCTGGCCATGGTACCCTCCTGGCCCCAGTACCCAGATCTGTGTTATGAGCGGTAATGGCTTTATTGTGGAGACCTGAGAGTGCAGTCAGACGTGGCACTCATTATGGCACTCCTTGTGGGCACTCCTGGCCAGGGTGTCCTCTTATCCTGCCGCTCAGCACGGAGTCACGATTAGAACTACTAATTATATTGTGGATATAACAACAGGACTCCTACCGCTTGTTTGAGCTCCGTCTGCCGCTCGAGGGCTGTCTCGGCGCTCAGTGGAGGCTTACTCGGCGCTCAGTGGAGGCTGACTAGGCGCTCAGTGGAGGCTTACTAGGCGCTCAGTGGAGGCTGACTCGGCGCTCAGTGGAGGCTGACTAGGCGCTCAGTGGAGGCTGTCTCGGCACTCAGTGGAGGCTGACTAGGCGctcagtggaggctgactcaacatTTCCCACACAATTTCCAGTTTTTTGGTTATCCTGAAAGGGATAAATTAGGATTTCGTAAACATGTTTCTTCTGCGACCGTTGTATTTCTCGACTGGCTTCTGTTATATTTTTAGATAACAGCTGGTGGTCGTGAGGCGAGGCCGATAACACTTCAGTATGTTCCTATAAGTGAGGTTCTTCTCGTTACTGGAGCTCTGTAGCCTAATGACAATGGTGGTTTGtgtgtgtaccaggtgtgtggctggcactcccgagggccaggtgtgtggctggcactctcccgagggccaggtgtgtggctggcactctcccgagggccaggtgtgtggttggcACTCTCCCGAGGGCCAGGTCTGTGGCTGGCACTCTcccgagggccaggtgtgtggctggcactctcccgagggccaggtgtgtggttggcactctcccgagggccaggtgtgtggttggcactctcccgagggccaggtgtgtggttgtcactctcccgagggccaggtgtgtggctggcactctcccgagggccaggtgtgtggctggcactctcccgagggccaggtgtgtggctggcactctcccgagggccaggtgtgtggttgtcactctcccgagggccaggtgtgtggctggcactctcccgagggccaggtgtgtggctggcactctcccgagggccaggtgtgtggctggcactctcccgagggccaggtgtgtggttgtcactctcccgagggccaggtgtgtggctggcactctcccgagggccaggtgtgtggctggcactctcccgagggccaggtgtgtggctggcactctcccgagggccaggtgtgtggttgtcactcttctgagggccaggtgtgtggttgtcactctcccgagggccaggtgtgtggctggcactctcccgagggccaggtgtgtggctggcactctcccgagggccaggtgtgtggttgtcactctcctgagggccaggtgtgtggttgacactctcccgagggccaggtgtgtggttggcACTGTCCCGAGGACCAGGTGTGTGGTTGGCACTGTcccgagggccaggtgtgtggttggcACTGTcccgagggccaggtgtgtggttgacACTCTCCCGAggtccaggtgtgtggctggCACTCTCCCGaaagccaggtgtgtggttggcACTCTCCCGaaagccaggtgtgtggttgtcactctcccgagggccaggtgtgtggttgtcactctcccgagggccaggtgtgtggctggcactctcccgagggccaggtgtgtggttggcACTCTCCCGaaagccaggtgtgtggttgtcactctcccgagggccaggtgtgtggttgtcactctcccgagggccaggtgtgtggctggcactctcccgagggccaggtgtgtggttgacACTCTCCCGaggtccaggtgtgtggttgtcacTCTCCCGaggtccaggtgtgtggttgtcactctctcgagggccaggtgtgtggctggcactctcccgagggccaggtgtgtggttgacACTCTCCCGaggtccaggtgtgtggttgtcactctcccgagggccaggtgtgtggctggcACTCAcccgagggccaggtgtgtggctggcactctcccgagggccaggtgtgtggttggcACTCAcccgagggccaggtgtgtggttggcACTCTCCCGAGGGCCAGGTGTGAAGCTGGCACTCTcccgagggccaggtgtgtggttggcACTCTCCCGAGGGCCAGGTGTGAAGCTGGCACTCTCCCGAGGGCCAGGTGTGAAGCTAGCACTCTCCCGAggtccaggtgtgtggctggCACTCTCCCGAGGGCCAGGTGTGAAGCTGGCACTCTCCCGAGGGCCAGGTGTGAAGCTGGCACTCTCCCGAggtccaggtgtgtggctggCACTCTCCCGAGGGCCAGGTGTGAAGCTGGCACTCTcccgagggccaggtgtgtggttggcACTCACCcgcgggccaggtgtgtggttggcACTCTCCCGAGGGCTAGGTGTGAAGCTGGCACTCTcccgagggccaggtgtgtggttggcACTCTCCCGAGGGCCAGGTGTGAAGCTGGCACTCTCCCGAGGGCCAGGTGTGAAGCTGGCACTCTCCCGAggtccaggtgtgtggctggCACTCTCCCGAGGGCCAGGTGTGAAGCTGGCACTCTcccgagggccaggtgtgtggctggcACTCTCCCGAGGGCCAGGTGTGAAGCTGGCACTCTCCCGAGGGCCAGGTGTGAAGCTGGCACTCTCCCGAggtccaggtgtgtggctggcactctcccgagggccaggtgtgtggttggcACTCTCCCGaggtccaggtgtgtggttggCACTCTCCCGAGGTCCAGGTGTGAAGCTGGCACTCTcccgagggccaggtgtgtggttggcACTCTCCCGAGGGCCCGACGGTGTTCACACAAACAAGAAAGTGACTATAGTGCCACGCTCGCGGCAGCACGACCTGGCCGCCGCCGGGAGCATAACTGTAAGATGATCCGGTCAAGATTCTCCGCTGATGAAATGCAAAGATAAcaaaaatttagatactatattcCCTTCCGCATCTTAATTGAGATAGAATTATGCCGCCAGTGTCCTTTAAGACAATCAAACGACATCCAAGCGCAGGGATGAGCACCAGAGACTGTAATATTATCCCATGTAAACACGCTGTAGGCTAACACTTCCTGGAGTGAAGAGAGAGTGACACCCGCCTGCCTGACTGTCACTACAAGGAGCCACAGTCTGACTGTCGCTACAAGATGCCACAGTCTGACTGTCGCTACAAGATGCCACAGTCTGACTGTCGCTACAAGATGCCACAGTCTGACTGTCGCTACAAGATGCCACAGTCTGACTGTCGCTACAAGATGCCACAGTCAGACTGTGGCTACAGGGAGCCACAGTCAGACTGTGGCTACAAGATGCCACTGTCAGACTGTGGCTACAAGGAGCCTACAGCTTCCTCAGGCTGTCTAAGCTTACCGACCCGTCCTCTCGACTAGCAGGGCGCGTTTTGTACGTTCTCGCTACaaacgttacaaatgcaacctatTAAGAACAGTAAGGGCTTACAGATACCAACGTGTTCCAAGCGTCGGGCTCGATAGGTttggtgggttggttgggttcataCGTTTCTGGTGAGGCTAAAAGGTTGGATTTTTTACGGAGTAAAATTTAATGTGTCCCCTCCTTGGCTGTGTGCTCCATGACCCCCCACGCCGCCAAGTATAACACATCCCCAGAACATGTGTACCATGTTCCCCAGAACATGTGTCCCATGTTCCCCAGAACATGTGTACCATGTTCCCCAGAACATGTGTCCCATGTTCCCCAGAACATGTGTCCCATGTTCCCCAGAACATGTGTACCATGTTCCCCAGAACATGTGTCCCATGTTCCCCAGAACATGTGTCCAATTTTCCCCAGAACATGTGTCCCATGTTCCCCAGAACATGTGTCCCATGTTCCCCAGAACATGTGTCCCATGTTCCCCAGAACATGTGTCCCATGTTCCCCAGAACATGTGTCCCATGTTCCCCAGAACATGTGTCCCATGTTCCCCAGAACATATGCTTGTTACCATTGTCAATGAATGGCCTCGTGTGTGGTAGGGAGTAACATTAATAACAATATTAGACGGCGAGCACCATCACTCAGCCAGcaggcaccacaccacacaccacaccacacataccacacaccacacaccacaccacacaccacacaccacaccacacaccacaccacacaccacaccacacaccacacacaccacaccacacaccacacaccagaacaATGAACCTGTAAAGAGGCACCACAATTATATGATCATCCCGGTGAGCTACAAGCAACGGGATCTTTTCCTTAGTCATCCTTGCTTTTTTACCATCCTTCGCCTGGCCGCGGTTGTCTGGTCAGCTGGGAGAGTTGCCTTTCACCCGGCAACAGGCGCGGAGCCGATTGAATGTGTTGGTTCCTGCGTACTTTCGAAAATTGTTTATGCCGCAGTAAAGAACCGCGAAGCGATAGCGCCGTCATGGTATTTAACGTTTGTCAAAATATATTAAGCTTAATTCATCTCGATCAGATTACCGCGCGCGCTCGAACGCTGTGGATAATTGGCGGGAAAGTGGGAGGATGATGGGCATTGTGACGTCACTTTCCCGCCAAAAAATCTAACGCTTCGTTATCGACGGATCAAGACGGCGCTGATTGGCTCAATGTAACGAATTGTCTCTTAAAGAACGAAAGAGTAACTCACATTAACGTCCTTCAAACAATACCAGTGATAGCTACACAATCCTTCCCGTTTGTTGTAGAGTTGTGTCCAGTACCATGTTACTGTTCTCGAGTTCCGTCTAGCAAGATGACCGGCCGCATAACTCACGAGGGAAAACTCATTGATGCAAATCGATAACAACTGAAATTACGAATAGTTACGGTGCAGAGCTTTCACGAAAACTTATAAGCTTTTTCATGTAAAGTAAAATATTATAAACAATATTGAAGCATGACAATAAAAACACTGACTTAGGGCGAGTTGAGCCGCTGTCAAGACTTGACTTCCTTGGTGAGAGACGGACTTACCGGCAGCATGTGACCGCCTGGCTGGCTCTTAGTTCTCACATTAGAAAACAAGAAGCTATTAAAGCTGGGCTTAGGAGCTGGCTATCGACATTGTAAACACATTTAAATGAGTGCACCACGCACGCACACTCACTCGCCGACCCTCACTTGTCTCTTGAGAGGGCTGATGGTACACACTCCAGCCTCGGCGTGACCAAGGTTTGGTCAAGACAATACCAATGGTTTTGTTGCATTGTGTCGAGAGGTCACTATATTGGAGAGCTCCACTCACGTCTGGAGGGGTCCCCGAGGTGCTTCAGGGCTCACTCTCAGGGTTCCCTTGGTGGGAGATGGTGTGCTTCAGGGCTCACTTTAGGGGGGTCCCTTGGTGGGAGATGGTGTGCTTCAGGGCTCACTTTAGGGGGGTCCCTTGGTGAGAGATGGTGTGCTTCAGGGCTCACTCTCGGGGCTCCCTTGGTGGGAGATGGTGTGCTTCAGGGCTCACTTTAGGGGGGTCCCTTGGTGGGAGATGGTGTGCTTCAGGGCTCACTTTAGGGGGGTCCCTTGGTGGGAGATGGTGTGCTTCAGGGCTCACTTTAGGGGGTCCCTTGGTGGGAGATGGTGTGCTTCAGGGCTCACTCTCAGGGCTCCCTTGGTGGGAGATGGTGTGCTTCAGGGCTCACTTTAGGGGGCTCCCTTGGTGGGAGATGGTGTGCTTCAGGGCTCACTTTAGGGGGGTCCCTTGGTGGGAGATGGTGTGCTTCAGGGCTCACTCTCGGGGCTCCCTTGGTGC
The sequence above is drawn from the Procambarus clarkii isolate CNS0578487 unplaced genomic scaffold, FALCON_Pclarkii_2.0 HiC_scaffold_1164, whole genome shotgun sequence genome and encodes:
- the LOC138362083 gene encoding putative uncharacterized protein DDB_G0290521, whose translation is MSANHTPGPRESASFTPGPRESANHTPGPRESANHTPGPRESASHTPGPRESASFTPGPRESASFTPGPRESASHTPGPRESASFTPGPRESASHTPGPRESASFTPGPRESASFTPGPRESANHTPGPRESASFTPSPRESANHTPGPRVSANHTPGPRESASFTPGPRESASHTPGPRESASFTPGPRESASFTPGPRESASHTPGPRESASFTPGPRESASFTPGPRESANHTPGPRESASFTPGPRESANHTPGPRVSANHTPGPRESASHTPGPRVSASHTPGPRESDNHTPGPRESVNHTPGPRESASHTPGPRESDNHTPGPRESDNHTPGPRESVNHTPGPRESASHTPGPRESDNHTPGPRESDNHTPGFRESANHTPGPRESASHTPGPRESDNHTPGPRESDNHTPGFRESANHTPGFRESASHTPGPRESVNHTPGPRDSANHTPGPRDSANHTPGPRDSANHTPGPRESVNHTPGPQERLEENTLNKAKNPRNPESGHEHVWKKVRALGSEASTTGNQMSTRESSAKNWNWKRS